GTTAATTTTAAAACTAATGTAAGAATTGGTAAAGATATCACTTTAGATGAATTAAGTAAAGATTATGACGCAACGTTCTTAGGTACAGGTTTCTTTAAAGCAAGAAAACTAAACATTCCTGGATCTGATCATATAGATGTTATTGGCGCTATGGACTTCCTACCTTTAACTAGAGATTTAGCTAGAGGTGATTTGAAAATAGAAGATATTAACGTTAAAGAATCGGCTGTAGTTGTAGGTGGTGGTGATGTTGCATTTGATGTAGCAAGAAACTTAATTAGAATACAACTTATGAAATTTGGAAAAGCTGATGTAAAACTTACATCACTTGAAAGCCTAGATATTCTACCTGCTAGTAAAGAAGAACTTGAAGAAGGTGGCCAAGAAGGTGTTCAATTCCATTTTGGTAATGGACCTCAAGAAATCGTTGTTAACAAGGGTAAAGTTGAAGGCTTAAAAGTTTGGAAATGTTTAAGTGTCTTTGATGAAGAAGGTAAATTTAATCCTAAATTCGATCAAGCACAAGAATCAATACTTAAAGCTAAACAAGTGTATTTCTCAATTGGTCAAGCACCAGACTATGATTACCTACCAGAAGACATTCAATCAAAAATAACTTTTGTTAGAGGCAAAATTAAAGCTGATATGAATGGTCAAGTTGATGGTGTTAAAGGGTTATTTATTGGTGGAGACATTAATAGAGGACCAGATATTATCACAGCAGTATCAGATGGACATAGAGCAGCAATAGGCATTGATGATTATCTTTATAAGAAATCTAAGAAAACAGAAGCATCAGATTACTTTAAAGAAATTAGAGAAGCTATTAAAGTCAACAATCCTGATTTAGCTTTAAAACCAATTAAAAAATAAGTATATAGCATAAAATAAACCCTATAAAAGCACTTAAAATAAGTTGCTCTATTTATAGGGTTTTTATTTTCTAATTGTGTCATGCATGCTTATTAAAAAATCATATAGAAATCAAATATTGACATGTGATATAATAAGACTAATAGAATTATAAAGATTATAGATAAATTATTAATATGAATGCTAAAAAAGTTGGGAGGCAAAGTTATGAACTTAATTAAAAGATATGTTTTATTGATCGTTATTTCAACTTTGCTTGCTTTTTCTTATGCTATGATTACAACTAAGATAGAAATTGAAACGCTAATCAATTGGTCAGCTTATCTTGTGCCTAGTATATTCGTATTTAATATCATGGTCTTCATTGCTATATTTAGTGAAGCAGTGTCTATATTAAAGAAAATTGCGTCTATAGATTTTAATGGTGTATTTATGCCATTGAATATCAAAAACAAAGATTATATGCCCTTATTTAAGTTATCAATTGAAATTAAACCAAACCATTTAAGATCAGTAGTGAGTCGTTGCTGATTGATCTCCTTTTTAATTAAAACAAAAAAAAGGAGATTATAACAAATGAATAAAATTAAAGCATTTATAGCAAGCTATAAATCTATTTTAATGTTGAAAAAAACATTAAATAAAACATATAATATCAAAAGATATATACTTGTTTATACAATTACATTTTTAACGATGGGGTTAATTTTTACTGTATTATTCCCAAGCGATACAATTACTGAGAATCTAGGCTATGTTGTTATGTCTGTCATAACAATCTTTTTAGGTTCTTTTTTAGTTGCTTTATATGATGCAGAGGAAGTCTTTAAAAAAAGATATAAATTATCGTATTCAATCAAGACAGTTTTATTTTTCGAAGGATTGGAAAAAGCAACAACAATTTTTATTATCATGAGTCTTTTATTAAGTAAGTATTTTGAGTTGTTAGCACCAACTTATTTAGTGGTTATGTTATTTGTAGCAGCAATCATTTTAGGGATCGTTGTACTTATCGTTAATAGGTCTCTTAAAGATAATTATTCAATATCTAAATCTATCATCATAGATTCAGTTTCAATCTATTTGTTTTTCATGATCATTCCAAAAGTGATATATATAGAACAAATATTTTATGCGTTTGTAGTTTACAGTTTACTTTTACTAGGTTTATTACTAGTTAAATTACTACTACTAGAGTATACGAAATTCACATTTATTAAGTTTAAGACAATAAAAGCAATGTTTTTTATCACACTAATCATTATCTTTTTTACAATCTACAATATATATGACCATAATGTGATGGGAAAACCAATTATCAAGCGTGAATTTAATTTAGATATGAGTGATCCAGGCGGCATTGCATATAACTCTTTGGTACATGAAGATAAAATTTATGTATTAAATCGACGTTTGTTTGTATATGATCTAGATACTGGAGGCTCTGAAATTATGTATGACCAAGTTGTCCCTGGATTAGCAACAAATATGGTTGTATATGATGATGCCGTTCATTTTAGATATCAAGTAAGTGGAGAGGAAGATTTAGGATATGGCTATATTAATGAAGCAGGCGAATTAATTGAAGAAGTCAGCGAGAGTTCATGTCAAGTAGAAGATTATATGCAACTTACTAAATTTGGGTATACAATACCCAAATGTTTAGGATCAGAAGACATATATCTTACAGAAGATATCTATTATTCAGTTGATGAAGATAGACAAAGAGCATTATTTTCTACGATTGATACATGGGAAATATATTCTTATCCATTTACAGCTTTAGCTTATGATAATTATGTTCTTGCTAAATTAAATGTTGGACAATCATTTTTCAATAGTACACTAAAAATTATAGATGTTACAATATCTGGTGAAACTGAAAGACAATATTTAAAAATCCCGAAAAATACATCAAATATTAAATTGATGGATATTGATCAAGATTTGATGACATTCATATTTGCCAATAACAATTATATTTCTAGTTCAGTAGATTCCATGATGACATATGATGCAAATGGGAAGTTGCTAGAATATTTAGATATTTATTATCCATATATTGACTATGATGCTGATGATGAAAACATATACCTCATATTCATTGGTGACAATGAAACTTTTGCCTATAAGATATATGTATTGGATAAAGAGCATATTGCAACATTTGTTATGCCAAAATACTCAAAAAGAAGTGAGGTAGCTTTTTCAAATCCATCCTTTGACAGAGAAGAAAAAGTTAATTTAGTATTTGAGATTATATTTAGTGTGATGGTCATTACAATTATAGTTGTTCCAGGTGTAAGGAATAATAATCAAAAGAATCGATAAAAGAAAAATTCATATCAAAAAATAACGCTTGAAGTTTATGACTTCAAGCGTTTTATATTATTCTTTATTTTGATTTCCTTGGTGAATAACAAGTTGAGGAAATGGTATAGTGATGCCATTTTTATCTAATAGAATCTTTAATTCTTTATTTAAAAGTCGTCTAACTTTTAGGCGATCTTTTTCTTCACAATGTGCAATCACACGTACAATAACAGCTGAATCTCCTAGTTGATCAACACCATCATAAATAGGGCCTTGCACAATTTGTGGAATTTTTTCCTTAATCAATGGAAGATTTTGTTTAATAATATCTTCAACTTTATCAAGATCTGCACTATATTCAATGGACACTTCAGAGATTGCAAAAGATAGTTCTTCAGAAAGATTAACGATTTCTCTTATATCAGAATTTGCGATAATCAATATATTACCATAAATATTTTTTATTCTTGTGTTTCTAGGACCAATTTCTAAAACTTCACCTCTAAAATCACCGACTTCAACAAAATTACCGACAACAAATTGTTTCTCAAAGATGATTGATAACCCTGCAAAAACATCTTCTAGTAAACCTTGAGCTCCAAATGATATAGCTAAGCCAGCAATCCCAGCTCCAGCTAATAGTGTTGGTGTTGGAACATTCCAAGCAGACAACACAAGAATTAAGGCAATGACCATAAACGCAAATTTTGTCATTGATATGATCAGAATGCCAATGGTTTCTTTTCTAGTATTGTTTTTTGTGAGTAATTTAATAAGTACTGAAATCACATAATATAAGATACCTATAAATAATATGACTGCGATACTTTCTAAAATATTGATATAGTTGTTTTTAAAAAGACTCACAACATCAAAAAATTTTCCAATTGAACTATCGATAATAGTTGCAAAAGCACTATCTGGAAATAAAATATTTGCTAGACTTCCAATCAAGATAAATATAATGATGATACCTAAAACTATCCATTTGTGTAAATCTAAATTACTTGTTTTTTCTTTTTCTTGTTTTTTCATTTGTTTGTCTCCTTAGTTTAATATAATAATTTCAATGATTTGAGTGATTAAAAAATTGTTTTGGCTTTGCATACCTATGATGATTTGATAATCAGAAGAAGTTGGTATAAATATGGTAAATGAGATTGATTTATCATTTGGATTGACATCAAAGATATATGATTGTCCATCCAAATACATATATTGATCATCTAATGTTTCATAGGTTTCAAAATAGGCATATTGGAAATAATTGTTTGGATCATTTAGATTGATTGTAACTTCCATGTAATCATCAAATGTCTCTATGCTAAACGTATATGTATAAGAATCAAGTGTTGTTGTTTCTTCTTGATAAACAATTTGGGTTTCTTGCCTTAAGGTCTGTGGATTTTGATATGTTGCAAGACATTCAAATGTGTATGTTGTACCTGGTGATAAGTCTTTGATGACAAATTGATTTTCTCCATATTCACCTTCTAGTAAAATAACTTGATCAGTTCTGATAAGAAAATCATTTTTATAAATATTCATTTGATAACTAATGGATTCTATAGACATATCATTGTATACATAAAAGCCGATTTCTTCACTATTTATAAAATCCATATAAAGTGATGTGTAGAGTTCAAACTTTGGTGTTACCCAAATTTCATCTAGTATTATAGTGTCATCAACTGTGGTTGCTTCTAGGTATATATGAAAAGGCTCATATGTATAAATATCAGTTAATACAATAGTCTCTCTATTTGAAGTAATAGCAATAGATTGATATTCAAATTCTGTGCCATGTCCATAACTATAGCCATAATATAAATCTATAGAAGTATAGGCTAAAGTGGGGTCATTAATGGATATATCGACATCATAGGTTGTCATAAAATCCATTTGATCAGGTGTGACTGATAATATCGTTCCACCAATTTTTTCTTTGGTTGTGATTTTTAGGGTGTCTAGTCTTTCTTGTCCAAAGCCTTTATTTCCATAAACACTTAAACGATATTCAGTGTTTTGTTCTAAATCAGTAAAATAACCTGAGTTTTCACCCAAGTTAATCGCATGCTCATAATATTCTAATTGATTTTCAAGCACAACAAAAACTGTAGATAAATCTAATGCATTGTCTTGATCAGTAATATTGACTTGATAGACTATTTCATCAGTTAAAGCGACAGCTTTTATAATTTCTGCTTTAGGAGAAGCAGGAATTAAAGTAACAGCAGCAACAACTGCAACTGTAGCCATAGCAAAAGTAGACATTAAGTCTTTGATGGCTTCAAAACGTCTTTTATTTTCTTCATTTTTTCTGTTACGAGATTTTCGCATTTTATCCCCATATTTTAAAATTTATAAAAACAAAGGCTAAATCGTGATGTATTATATTTATTATATAACATAAATTATAAAATGGAAATATCAAATTAAGGTTATTGTAATTAATGTTATAATAAAATTATAAGAGGTGATGATTAATGAAGATACTCATTATAGGTGGTAAAAGATTTGTTGGATATCATATTGCAAAGGCTGCCGAGGCTAGAGGACATGAAATAGTTTTTTTTAATCGCGGCAAAACAAATAGTAAATTATTTCCAAAATCAAAAAATATTATAGGTGATAGAAATACAGATATGTATAAATTAGAAAACATGAAATTTGATGCAGTTATTGATACATGTGCATACTTTCCTAAACAAAT
The sequence above is drawn from the Mariniplasma anaerobium genome and encodes:
- a CDS encoding mechanosensitive ion channel family protein; this translates as MKKQEKEKTSNLDLHKWIVLGIIIIFILIGSLANILFPDSAFATIIDSSIGKFFDVVSLFKNNYINILESIAVILFIGILYYVISVLIKLLTKNNTRKETIGILIISMTKFAFMVIALILVLSAWNVPTPTLLAGAGIAGLAISFGAQGLLEDVFAGLSIIFEKQFVVGNFVEVGDFRGEVLEIGPRNTRIKNIYGNILIIANSDIREIVNLSEELSFAISEVSIEYSADLDKVEDIIKQNLPLIKEKIPQIVQGPIYDGVDQLGDSAVIVRVIAHCEEKDRLKVRRLLNKELKILLDKNGITIPFPQLVIHQGNQNKE